One segment of Salvelinus fontinalis isolate EN_2023a chromosome 12, ASM2944872v1, whole genome shotgun sequence DNA contains the following:
- the LOC129867257 gene encoding heterogeneous nuclear ribonucleoprotein M-like isoform X1, whose translation MMLLCDLQSTKGCAVVEFRTEELMKKAVEKVNKHNLNGRPLKVKEDPDGVIAQRDAHRSQGGGGPPGGHGGMNMGMDRMNMERMNMDRMGPGPGAPPMVNIPPSLMNNSNIPNEIIHGLQAGKIGSTVFVANLDYKVGWKKLKEVFGMAGVVVRTDILEDKDGNSRGMGTVTFDMPIEAVQAVSMFNGQLLFNRVMHVKLDEKSLPKGDFAPPERPPALPRGLSGIGLGLGPGGQPIDATALNRGGGGMGNMGPGGMDNFGGMNNMERFGPSGMGRMNEMDRGLGGSFDREFGRNDMGMSRNNFGESFERGMGSSLGMDRMSSGMDRLGGGMDRLGGMERMGMERMDRVSDLDRLGGSGFDRMGSGLDRLGPSMDRLGSGLDRMSSSVDRLGPAGFDRLGPSSLERMPAGLDFASPMGMSDRMERMGTNFDRMGSAGIDRFPTTGLDRMGSTMDRMGAVGVGGQFDRPAEMERGGFGGNGFGGAGGPGANARKGCQIFVRNLPFDFTWKMLKDNFNTCGIVQYADIKMENGKSKGCGVVRFDNPETAERACRTMNGYRLNGREIDVRIDRNA comes from the exons ATGATGCTGTTGTGTGATCTTCAATCAACCAAGGGTTGCGC GGTTGTTGAGTTCAGGACTGAGGAACTGATGAAGAAGGCTGTGGAGAAGGTCAACAAGCACAACCTGAATGGGCGGCCCCTGAAGGTCAAAGAG GACCCAGATGGTGTGATTGCCCAGAGGGACGCCCACAGGTCCCAGGGTGGTGGTGGACCCCCCGGTGGCCATGGTGGAATGAACATGGGCATGGATCGCATGAACATGGAGCGAATGAACATGGACCGCATGGGCCCAGGACCGGGTGCCCCACCCATGGTCAACATCCCCCCCAGCCTCATGAACAACTCCAACATCCCCAATGAGATCATCCACGGGCTGCAGGCTGGCAAGATTGGAAGCACCGTCTTTGTAGCTAAC CTGGACTACAAGGTTGGCTGGAAGAAGCTGAAGGAGGTGTTTGGCATGGCAGGTGTGGTGGTGCGTACTGACATCCTGGAGGACAAAGATGGGAATAGCAGGGGCATGGGCACCGTCACCTTTGACATGCCTATTGAAGCTGTCCAAGCCGTCAGTATGTTCAACGGTCAACTGCTTTTCAACCGGGTCATGCATGTCAAGCTC GATGAGAAGTCCTTGCCAAAAGGAGACTTTGCACCACCTGAAAGACCCCCAGCACTACCCC GTGGCCTTAGTGGCATCGGGCTGGGACTTGGGCCTGGTGGCCAACCCATCGATGCCACCGCACTGaacagaggtggaggaggaatggGCAACATGGGACCTGGGG GAATGGATAACTTTGGTGGAATGAACAACATGGAGCGTTTCGGACCATCTGGAATGGGCAGGATGAATG AGATGGACCGTGGGCTTGGTGGCTCTTTTGACCGGGAGTTTGGTCGAAATGATATGGGCATGTCTCGCAATAATTTTGGAGAATCCTTTGAAAGAGGAATGG GTAGCTCACTGGGCATGGACCGCATGAGCTCTGGCATGGATCGCTTGGGTGGTGGAATGGACCGTCTGGGTGGAATGGAGCGCATGgggatggagaggatggaccGCGTGTCTGATCTGGACAGGCTAGGGGGGTCTGGCTTTGACAGGATGGGCTCTGGGCTGGACCGACTGGGGCCCAGTATGGACAGGCTTGGTTCTGGGCTGGACCGTATGAGCTCCAGCGTGGACCGCCTGGGCCCAGCTGGATTTGACCGCCTGGGCCCGTCCAGTTTGGAACGTATGCCTGCTGGCCTGGACTTCGCCTCTCCCATGGGCATGTCGGACCGCATGGAGAGGATGGGAACCAACTTTGACCGCATGGGTTCTGCCGGCATCGACCGCTTCCCGACCACCGGGCTTGACCGCATGGGCTCCACTATGGACCGCATGGGCGCTGTTGGTGTTGGAGGCCAGTTTGACCGGCCAGCTGAGATGGAGCGCGGGGGCTTTGGAGGAAATGGCTTTGGGGGGGCCGGAGGTCCTGGAGCCAACGCCAGGAAGGGCTGTCAGATCTTTGTCAGAAAT CTGCCCTTTGACTTCACCTGGAAAATGCTGAAGGATAACTTCAATACATGCG GTATTGTCCAATATGCTGACATCAAGATGGAGAATGGTAAGTCCAAGGGCTGTGGCGTGGTTCGCTTTGACAACCCGGagactgcagagagagcctgtcGCACCATGAATGGCTACAGGCTGAATGGAAGAGAGATCGATGTCAGAATCGACAGAAATGCGTAA
- the LOC129867258 gene encoding E3 ubiquitin-protein ligase MARCHF2-like isoform X1 translates to MTTGDCCHLPGSLCDCTGNAGLSKSVEESDNCRAQYVTQVTAKDGRLLSTVIKPLSTQSDGPICRICHEGANGEGLLSPCNCTGTLGTVHKSCLEKWLSSSNTSYCELCHTEFTIERRPKPLTEVTKWLRDPGPRNEKRTLFCDMVCFLLITPLAAISGWLCLRGAQDHLHFNSRLEALGLIALTIALFTIYVLWTLVSFRYHCQLYSEWRRTHQKVRLLLPDAKGRHSNQHSLLSTKLLKKTADETIV, encoded by the exons ATTGTTGCCACCTCCCGGGCTCCCTGTGTGACTGCACTGGCAACGCTGGCCTGTCCAAAAGCGTGGAGGAGTCGGATAACTGCAGAGCGCAGTATGTCACCCAGGTCACAGCCAAAGATGGGCGGCTGCTCTCCACCGTCATCAAACCTTTGAGCACACAGAG cgaTGGGCCAATCTGCCGGATCTGCCATGAGGGGGCCAACGGCGAAGGGCTTCTGTCCCCCTGCAACTGCACAGGGACTCTGGGCACGGTGCACAAGAGCTGCCTGGAGAAGTGGCTCTCCTCCTCCAACACCAGCTACTGTGAGCTGTGCCACACAGAGTTCACCATTGAGCGCAGACCCAAGCCCCTCACAGAGGTAACAAAG TGGCTGCGGGACCCGGGCCCTCGTAACGAGAAGCGCACATTGTTCTGTGACATGGTGTGCTTCCTATTAATCACTCCCCTGGCAGCCATCTCTGGCTGGCTGTGTCTGAGGGGAGCCCAAGATCACCTGCACTTCAACAGCAGACTGGAGGCCTTAGGCCTCATCGCCCTCACCATCGCCCTTTTCACAATCTACGTCCTCTGGACTCTG GTATCATTCCGCTACCACTGTCAGCTCTACTCTGAGTGGAGACGAACCCATCAGAAAGTACGCCTCCTCCTTCCAGACGCAAAGGGGCGGCATTCTAACCAGCATTCCTTGCTCTCCACCAAGCTGCTGAAAAAGACGGCAGACGAGACTATAGTATGA
- the LOC129867258 gene encoding E3 ubiquitin-protein ligase MARCHF2-like isoform X2 — protein MTTGDCCHLPGSLCDCTGNAGLSKSVEESDNCRAQYVTQVTAKDGRLLSTVIKPLSTQSDGPICRICHEGANGEGLLSPCNCTGTLGTVHKSCLEKWLSSSNTSYCELCHTEFTIERRPKPLTEWLRDPGPRNEKRTLFCDMVCFLLITPLAAISGWLCLRGAQDHLHFNSRLEALGLIALTIALFTIYVLWTLVSFRYHCQLYSEWRRTHQKVRLLLPDAKGRHSNQHSLLSTKLLKKTADETIV, from the exons ATTGTTGCCACCTCCCGGGCTCCCTGTGTGACTGCACTGGCAACGCTGGCCTGTCCAAAAGCGTGGAGGAGTCGGATAACTGCAGAGCGCAGTATGTCACCCAGGTCACAGCCAAAGATGGGCGGCTGCTCTCCACCGTCATCAAACCTTTGAGCACACAGAG cgaTGGGCCAATCTGCCGGATCTGCCATGAGGGGGCCAACGGCGAAGGGCTTCTGTCCCCCTGCAACTGCACAGGGACTCTGGGCACGGTGCACAAGAGCTGCCTGGAGAAGTGGCTCTCCTCCTCCAACACCAGCTACTGTGAGCTGTGCCACACAGAGTTCACCATTGAGCGCAGACCCAAGCCCCTCACAGAG TGGCTGCGGGACCCGGGCCCTCGTAACGAGAAGCGCACATTGTTCTGTGACATGGTGTGCTTCCTATTAATCACTCCCCTGGCAGCCATCTCTGGCTGGCTGTGTCTGAGGGGAGCCCAAGATCACCTGCACTTCAACAGCAGACTGGAGGCCTTAGGCCTCATCGCCCTCACCATCGCCCTTTTCACAATCTACGTCCTCTGGACTCTG GTATCATTCCGCTACCACTGTCAGCTCTACTCTGAGTGGAGACGAACCCATCAGAAAGTACGCCTCCTCCTTCCAGACGCAAAGGGGCGGCATTCTAACCAGCATTCCTTGCTCTCCACCAAGCTGCTGAAAAAGACGGCAGACGAGACTATAGTATGA
- the LOC129867259 gene encoding ras-related protein Rab-11B-like, with protein MGNRDDEYDFLFKVVLIGDSGVGKSNLLSRFTRNEFNLESKSTIGVEFATRSIQVDGKTIKAQIWDTAGQERYRAITSAYYRGAVGALLVYDIAKHLTYENVERWLKELRDHADNNIVIMLVGNKSDLRHLRAVPTDEARAFAEKNTLSFIETSALDSTNVEEAFKNILTEIYRIVSQKQIADRSAHDESPGNNVVDVTVPPTTDGQKNKLPCCQSL; from the exons ATGGGCAACAGAGATGATGAATACGATTTCTTGTTCAAAG TGGTGCTGATCGGAGACTCTGGTGTGGGGAAGAGTAACCTGCTGTCCCGTTTCACACGGAATGAGTTCAACCTGGAGAGCAAAAGCACCATTGGTGTGGAGTTTGCCACCCGCAGCATTCAGGTGGATGGCAAGACAATAAAGGCCCAGATCTGGGATACAGCTGGACAGGAGCGTTACAGGGCCATCACCTCAGC GTACTACCGTGGGGCAGTGGGGGCTCTCCTAGTGTATGACATCGCCAAGCATCTCACCTATGAAAATGTGGAGCGCTGGCTGAAGGAGCTCCGGGATCACGCAGATAACAACATCGTTATCATGCTGGTGGGCAACAAGAGTGACCTGCGCCACCTCAGGGCAGTGCCCACAGACGAGGCTCGTGCTTTTGCAG aGAAGAATACGCTATCATTTATTGAAACATCAGCTTTGGATTCCACCAATGTGGAAGAGGCATTCAAGAACATCCTCACAG AAATCTACAGAATCGTATCACAAAAGCAGATAGCTGACAGATCAGCACATGACGAGTCTCCAGGCAACAATGTAGTGGACGTCACTGTCCCCCCCACAACCGATGGGCAGAAAAACAAACTACCGTGCTGTCAAAGCCTGTGA
- the LOC129867257 gene encoding heterogeneous nuclear ribonucleoprotein M-like isoform X2: MSTEAAAPEKPGQGEINGKVKHEPSVRKERPQKRGGGRFEPYGTPSKRYRVFVSNIPYDVKWQALKDLMKEKVGEVTYVEHLMDGEGKSRGCAVVEFRTEELMKKAVEKVNKHNLNGRPLKVKEDPDGVIAQRDAHRSQGGGGPPGGHGGMNMGMDRMNMERMNMDRMGPGPGAPPMVNIPPSLMNNSNIPNEIIHGLQAGKIGSTVFVANLDYKVGWKKLKEVFGMAGVVVRTDILEDKDGNSRGMGTVTFDMPIEAVQAVSMFNGQLLFNRVMHVKLDEKSLPKGDFAPPERPPALPRGLSGIGLGLGPGGQPIDATALNRGGGGMGNMGPGGMDGMGFGGGMGRMGGMDNFGGMNNMERFGPSGMGRMNEMDRGLGGSFDREFGRNDMGMSRNNFGESFERGMGSSLGMDRMSSGMDRLGGGMDRLGGMERMGMERMDRVSDLDRLGGSGFDRMGSGLDRLGPSMDRLGSGLDRMSSSVDRLGPAGFDRLGPSSLERMPAGLDFASPMGMSDRMERMGTNFDRMGSAGIDRFPTTGLDRMGSTMDRMGAVGVGGQFDRPAEMERGGFGGNGFGGAGGPGANARKGCQIFVRNLPFDFTWKMLKDNFNTCGIVQYADIKMENGKSKGCGVVRFDNPETAERACRTMNGYRLNGREIDVRIDRNA, translated from the exons ATGTCGACCGAGGCCGCTGCTCCGGAGAAACCAGGCCAGGG GGAAATTAACGGCAAGGTCAAGCATGAACCCAGTGTCAGGAAGGAAAGGCCCCAGAAGCGCGGCGGTGGTCGCTTTGAACCCTATGGAACCCCATCGAAGAGATACCGTGTGTTTGTCAGCAACATTCCATATGATGTGAAATGGCAGGCACTCAAAGACCTAATGAAAGAAAAAG TGGGTGAGGTAACGTACGTGGAACACTTAATGGACGGAGAAGGCAAATCGAGG GGTTGCGC GGTTGTTGAGTTCAGGACTGAGGAACTGATGAAGAAGGCTGTGGAGAAGGTCAACAAGCACAACCTGAATGGGCGGCCCCTGAAGGTCAAAGAG GACCCAGATGGTGTGATTGCCCAGAGGGACGCCCACAGGTCCCAGGGTGGTGGTGGACCCCCCGGTGGCCATGGTGGAATGAACATGGGCATGGATCGCATGAACATGGAGCGAATGAACATGGACCGCATGGGCCCAGGACCGGGTGCCCCACCCATGGTCAACATCCCCCCCAGCCTCATGAACAACTCCAACATCCCCAATGAGATCATCCACGGGCTGCAGGCTGGCAAGATTGGAAGCACCGTCTTTGTAGCTAAC CTGGACTACAAGGTTGGCTGGAAGAAGCTGAAGGAGGTGTTTGGCATGGCAGGTGTGGTGGTGCGTACTGACATCCTGGAGGACAAAGATGGGAATAGCAGGGGCATGGGCACCGTCACCTTTGACATGCCTATTGAAGCTGTCCAAGCCGTCAGTATGTTCAACGGTCAACTGCTTTTCAACCGGGTCATGCATGTCAAGCTC GATGAGAAGTCCTTGCCAAAAGGAGACTTTGCACCACCTGAAAGACCCCCAGCACTACCCC GTGGCCTTAGTGGCATCGGGCTGGGACTTGGGCCTGGTGGCCAACCCATCGATGCCACCGCACTGaacagaggtggaggaggaatggGCAACATGGGACCTGGGG GCATGGATGGCATGGGCTTTGGTGGTGGCATGGGTAGAATGGGAG GAATGGATAACTTTGGTGGAATGAACAACATGGAGCGTTTCGGACCATCTGGAATGGGCAGGATGAATG AGATGGACCGTGGGCTTGGTGGCTCTTTTGACCGGGAGTTTGGTCGAAATGATATGGGCATGTCTCGCAATAATTTTGGAGAATCCTTTGAAAGAGGAATGG GTAGCTCACTGGGCATGGACCGCATGAGCTCTGGCATGGATCGCTTGGGTGGTGGAATGGACCGTCTGGGTGGAATGGAGCGCATGgggatggagaggatggaccGCGTGTCTGATCTGGACAGGCTAGGGGGGTCTGGCTTTGACAGGATGGGCTCTGGGCTGGACCGACTGGGGCCCAGTATGGACAGGCTTGGTTCTGGGCTGGACCGTATGAGCTCCAGCGTGGACCGCCTGGGCCCAGCTGGATTTGACCGCCTGGGCCCGTCCAGTTTGGAACGTATGCCTGCTGGCCTGGACTTCGCCTCTCCCATGGGCATGTCGGACCGCATGGAGAGGATGGGAACCAACTTTGACCGCATGGGTTCTGCCGGCATCGACCGCTTCCCGACCACCGGGCTTGACCGCATGGGCTCCACTATGGACCGCATGGGCGCTGTTGGTGTTGGAGGCCAGTTTGACCGGCCAGCTGAGATGGAGCGCGGGGGCTTTGGAGGAAATGGCTTTGGGGGGGCCGGAGGTCCTGGAGCCAACGCCAGGAAGGGCTGTCAGATCTTTGTCAGAAAT CTGCCCTTTGACTTCACCTGGAAAATGCTGAAGGATAACTTCAATACATGCG GTATTGTCCAATATGCTGACATCAAGATGGAGAATGGTAAGTCCAAGGGCTGTGGCGTGGTTCGCTTTGACAACCCGGagactgcagagagagcctgtcGCACCATGAATGGCTACAGGCTGAATGGAAGAGAGATCGATGTCAGAATCGACAGAAATGCGTAA